A genomic stretch from Mya arenaria isolate MELC-2E11 chromosome 10, ASM2691426v1 includes:
- the LOC128204623 gene encoding uncharacterized protein LOC128204623: MEKAKDSDSAPKVDVGHDDSDDGDDDYDQDDREDDFGVRKKKLKMASTSTSKPTVKPKLAAAKTEGMATNTITTKPTDSDSAPKVDVGHDDSDDGDDDYDQDDREDDFGVRKKKLKMASTSTSKPTVKPKLAAAKTEGMATNTITTKPTEDTESLVASSTDQEQSDSELDNGDFKQSMAIQEANDERWSDEDISLEDSGDEYIPPVSSDFTYSEEDIVDADAQYKEQLDESYNAEEHVSDSTSDSDVIPIEQELVNKLTKPNLTIMQSKKKEDGTRIWDKKHCCQYCMKLVAKLPRHFEQKHKHEFEVEQVLSLPKKSPARKEKLRELMNAGDFLHNKNVIAKQTGNLIPFKRPKEEDSSRASDYVTCSQCLGLFFRT, encoded by the exons ATGGAGAAAGCGAAAg acAGTGACTCTGCCCCCAAAGTAGATGTAGGTCATGATGACAGTGATGATGGTGACGATGATTACGACCAAGATGACAGAGAGGATGACTTTGGAGTACGTAAGAAGAAACTAAAGATGGCTTCTACAAGTACGTCAAAACCAACAGTAAAACCCAAACTGGCAGCAGCAAAAACAGAAGGAATGGCAACAAATACCATTACTACAAAGCCAACAG acAGTGACTCTGCCCCCAAAGTAGATGTAGGTCATGATGACAGTGATGATGGTGACGATGATTACGACCAAGATGACAGAGAGGATGACTTTGGAGTACGTAAGAAGAAACTAAAGATGGCTTCTACAAGTACGTCGAAACCAACAGTAAAACCCAAACTGGCAGCAGCAAAAACAGAAGGAATGGCAACAAATACCATTACTACAAAGCCAACAG AAGATACTGAGAGCTTGGTAGCTTCCAGTACAGACCAAGAACAGAGCGACAGTGAACTGGACAATGgtgattttaaacaaagcatGGCCATTCAAG AAGCCAATGATGAAAGGTGGTCTGATGAAGATATAAGTCTTGAGGATAGTGGTGATGAATATATACCCCCTGTGAGCAGTGACTTTACATACAGTGAGGAAGACATTGTGGATGCTGATGCCCAATATAAAGAACAGTTAGATGAGTCATATAATGCTGAAGAACATGTGTCGGACAGCACAAGTGATTCTGATGTTATTCCTATAGAGCAGGAGTTAGTAAATAAGTTGACAAAACCGAATTTAACTATAATGCAATCAAAAAAGAAAGAGGATGGCACTCGAATATGGGACAAAAAACACTGTTGTCAATACTGCATGAAGTTGGTGGCAAAACTGCCCCGACACTTTGAGCAAAAACATAAGCACGAGTTTGAGGTGGAACAAGTTCTGTCTCTTCCGAAAAAGTCCCCTGCCAGGAAAGAGAAGTTGCGAGAATTAATGAATGCTGGAGACTTTTTACATAATAAGAATGTGATTGCTAAACAAACAGGAAACTTGATCCCTTTCAAGAGACCAAAAGAAGAAGATTCAAGTAGGGCTAGCGACTATGTCACTTGTAGCCAGTGTTTGGGCTTGTTTTTTAGGACGTGA